In a genomic window of Hippoglossus stenolepis isolate QCI-W04-F060 chromosome 17, HSTE1.2, whole genome shotgun sequence:
- the si:ch211-215i13.3 gene encoding brain and acute leukemia cytoplasmic protein, with the protein MIFPMGCGGSRADAIIEPRYHESWTRETESTWLTNTDIETPLPVANSKALEAGLREKRTVNTGTQCGKQGLNTSGSNHQRRPRRSLSDQTARDSKRRASKEANVLSKDGQPVNINSSEDAEPGNVCDER; encoded by the exons ATGATTTTCCCGATGGGTTGCGGAGGGAGTCGGGCGGACGCGATCATCGAGCCGAGGTACCACGAGAGCTGGACCAGGGAGACGGAGTCGACGTGGCTCACCAACACCGACATAGAGACTCCTCTGCCGGTGGCGAACA GTAAAGCTCTGGAGGCCGgtctgagagagaagaggacgGTGAACACAGGGACCCAGTGTGGGAAGCAGGGCCTCAACACCTCCGGCTCCAACCACCAGAGGAGACCCAGACGCTCCCTGAGTGAT caaactGCTCGTGACTCCAAGAGGAGGGCGTCAAAGGAGGCCAACGTTTTGTCTAAGGATGGCCAGCCTGTCAACATCAACAGCAGCGAAGACGCTGAACCCGGGAACGTGTGTGACGAAAGATGA